In Xanthomonas sacchari, a genomic segment contains:
- the infC gene encoding translation initiation factor IF-3, translating into MGDCNISTPDNKQNRKNQEIRVPRVRVIGADGEMVGVLTRDEALAMAEEDGLDLVEIQPQADPPVCKIMDFGKFKFEQQKKANEAKKKTKQVEIKEIKFRPVTDEGDYQIKLRNMRRFLEEGDKVKVNIRFRGREMSHQELGREMAARIEADLGEDIVIESRPRLEGRQMVMMIAPKKR; encoded by the coding sequence CTGGGAGATTGCAACATCAGTACCCCTGACAACAAACAGAACCGCAAGAACCAAGAGATCCGCGTCCCGCGCGTGCGCGTGATCGGCGCGGACGGCGAGATGGTCGGCGTGTTGACCCGCGACGAAGCGCTGGCGATGGCCGAGGAAGACGGTCTGGATCTGGTCGAGATCCAGCCGCAGGCCGATCCGCCGGTCTGCAAGATCATGGACTTCGGCAAGTTCAAGTTCGAGCAGCAGAAGAAGGCCAACGAAGCCAAGAAGAAGACCAAGCAGGTCGAGATCAAGGAAATCAAGTTCCGTCCGGTCACGGACGAGGGCGATTACCAGATCAAGCTGCGCAACATGCGCCGCTTCCTCGAAGAGGGCGACAAGGTCAAGGTCAACATCCGCTTCCGCGGCCGCGAGATGAGCCATCAGGAGCTCGGTCGCGAAATGGCGGCACGGATCGAGGCCGATCTGGGCGAGGACATCGTCATCGAATCGCGCCCGCGCCTGGAAGGCCGGCAGATGGTGATGATGATCGCGCCGAAGAAGCGCTGA
- a CDS encoding MFS transporter — protein sequence MRDVARAKPALSFWQIWNMCFGFLGIQFGFALQNANASRIFQTLGADMEQVPGLWIAAPLTGLIVQPIVGYLSDRTWNRFGRRRPYFMVGALFTTLALLAMPNSPALWVAAGTLWVLDASINISMEPFRAFVGDQLPPRQRASGYAMQSFFIGVGAVVASMLPWLLAHWGVSNTAAPGEVPATVRYAFYLGGAVLFLSIGWTVLRTREYPPEDLHGFDDAVPAAPAAQPRRADVAAALWGAVGIAGGAAIAVSGGDRMLYVLAGLCLGYGALQGLAPRLRRGHMLAAIVCDLQTMPQAMRRLAWVQFFSWFALFAMWIYTTAAVTQTHYGTHDATSAAYNDGANWVGVLFAAYNGFAALAAIAIPRLVRACGLRMSHLLNLCLGAAGLLSFLWIRDPQWLLLSMVGVGFAWASILSLPYALLSDSVPAAKMGVYMGIFNFFIVIPQLVAVSVLGFVLTHWLDGRPLYALVIGGGSLLVAALCVLRVPSDSGATA from the coding sequence ATGAGGGACGTGGCCCGCGCCAAGCCGGCGCTGTCGTTCTGGCAGATCTGGAACATGTGCTTCGGCTTCCTGGGCATCCAGTTCGGCTTCGCCCTGCAGAACGCCAACGCCAGCCGCATCTTCCAGACCCTGGGCGCGGACATGGAGCAGGTGCCGGGGCTGTGGATCGCCGCGCCGCTGACCGGGCTGATCGTGCAGCCCATCGTCGGCTACCTGTCCGACCGCACCTGGAACCGCTTCGGCCGGCGCCGGCCGTACTTCATGGTCGGCGCGCTGTTCACCACGCTGGCGCTGCTGGCGATGCCGAACTCGCCGGCGCTGTGGGTGGCGGCCGGCACGCTGTGGGTGCTGGACGCCTCGATCAACATCTCGATGGAGCCGTTCCGTGCCTTCGTCGGCGACCAGTTGCCGCCGCGCCAGCGCGCCAGCGGCTACGCGATGCAGAGCTTCTTCATCGGCGTCGGCGCGGTGGTGGCGAGCATGTTGCCGTGGCTGCTGGCGCACTGGGGCGTCAGCAACACCGCCGCCCCCGGCGAGGTGCCGGCGACGGTGCGTTACGCGTTCTACCTCGGCGGCGCGGTGCTGTTCCTGTCCATCGGCTGGACCGTGCTGCGCACCCGCGAGTATCCGCCCGAGGATCTGCACGGTTTCGACGATGCCGTGCCGGCCGCGCCGGCGGCGCAGCCGCGCCGCGCCGATGTCGCCGCTGCGCTGTGGGGCGCGGTGGGCATCGCCGGGGGCGCCGCCATCGCCGTCAGTGGCGGCGACCGCATGCTGTACGTGCTGGCCGGGCTGTGCCTGGGCTACGGCGCGCTGCAGGGGCTGGCGCCGCGCCTGCGCCGCGGGCACATGCTGGCGGCGATCGTCTGCGATCTGCAGACCATGCCGCAGGCGATGCGGCGCCTGGCTTGGGTGCAGTTCTTCTCGTGGTTCGCGCTGTTCGCGATGTGGATCTACACCACCGCGGCGGTCACCCAGACCCATTACGGCACCCACGATGCGACCTCGGCCGCATACAACGACGGCGCCAACTGGGTCGGCGTGCTGTTCGCCGCCTACAACGGCTTCGCCGCGCTGGCGGCGATCGCGATCCCGCGGCTGGTGCGCGCCTGCGGGCTGCGCATGAGCCATCTGCTGAACCTGTGCCTGGGCGCGGCCGGCCTGCTGTCGTTCCTGTGGATCCGCGATCCGCAGTGGCTGCTGCTGTCGATGGTCGGGGTGGGCTTCGCCTGGGCCTCGATCCTGTCGCTGCCCTACGCCTTGCTGTCGGACAGCGTGCCGGCGGCGAAGATGGGCGTGTACATGGGTATCTTCAATTTCTTCATCGTGATCCCGCAGTTGGTCGCGGTCAGCGTGCTGGGCTTCGTGCTCACGCACTGGCTCGATGGCCGGCCGCTGTACGCGCTGGTGATCGGCGGCGGCAGCCTGCTGGTGGCGGCGCTGTGCGTGCTGCGGGTGCCGTCGGATTCGGGAGCAACTGCATGA
- the thrS gene encoding threonine--tRNA ligase — protein sequence MITITLPDGSRREFEHPVSPMDVAQSIGPGLAKATIAGQVDGRLVDACDLIDHDASLRLITAKDAEGVEIIRHSCAHLVGHAVKQLYPEVKMVIGPVIAEGFYYDIYSERPFTPEDLAAIEKRMQELIAQDYDVIKKVTPRAEVIELFKQRGEDYKLRLIEEMPDDVTAMGLYYHQEYVDMCRGPHVPNTRFLKAFKLTRISGAYWRGDAKNEQLQRIYGTAWADKKQLDAYILRMEEADKRDHRKIGKQQDLFHLQEEGPGLVFWHPKGWSIWQVVEQYMRKVYRDSGYGEVRCPQILDVSLWQKSGHWDNYQDNMFFTESEKRTYAVKPMNCPGHVQVFNQGLHSYRDLPIRYGEFGACHRNEPSGALHGILRVRGFTQDDGHIFCTEQQIEAEVTAFHQQALKVYADFGFDDIQIKIALRPEKRLGDDATWDKAEAALRAALGACGVEWQELPGEGAFYGPKIEYHLKDAIGRTWQLGTMQVDFMMPGRLGAEYVDEHSQKKHPVMLHRAIVGSMERFIGILIEHHAGMFPAWLAPVQAVVMNITDAQAEYVDNVRKLLANQGFRIEADLRNEKIGYKIREHTLQRVPYLLVAGDRETENGAIAVRTRSGEDLGTMSVAAFADRLRAEQLA from the coding sequence ATGATCACGATCACGCTCCCCGACGGCAGCCGCCGCGAATTCGAACACCCCGTCAGCCCCATGGACGTGGCCCAGTCCATCGGCCCCGGCCTGGCCAAGGCGACCATCGCCGGCCAGGTCGACGGCCGCCTGGTCGACGCCTGCGACCTGATCGACCACGATGCCAGCCTGCGCCTGATCACCGCCAAGGACGCCGAGGGCGTGGAGATCATCCGCCACTCCTGCGCGCACCTGGTCGGTCACGCGGTCAAGCAGCTGTACCCCGAGGTCAAGATGGTGATCGGCCCGGTCATCGCCGAGGGCTTCTACTACGACATCTACAGCGAGCGCCCGTTCACCCCCGAGGACCTGGCGGCGATCGAGAAGCGCATGCAGGAGCTGATCGCGCAGGACTACGACGTGATCAAGAAGGTCACCCCGCGCGCCGAGGTGATCGAACTGTTCAAGCAGCGCGGCGAGGACTACAAGCTGCGCCTGATCGAGGAGATGCCCGACGACGTCACCGCGATGGGCCTGTACTACCACCAGGAATACGTGGACATGTGCCGCGGCCCGCACGTGCCGAACACGCGCTTCCTCAAGGCCTTCAAGCTGACCCGCATCTCCGGCGCCTACTGGCGCGGCGACGCCAAGAACGAGCAGCTGCAGCGCATCTACGGCACCGCCTGGGCCGACAAGAAGCAGCTCGACGCCTACATCCTGCGGATGGAGGAGGCCGACAAGCGCGACCACCGCAAGATCGGCAAGCAGCAGGACCTGTTCCACCTGCAGGAAGAGGGCCCGGGCCTGGTGTTCTGGCACCCCAAGGGCTGGTCGATCTGGCAGGTGGTCGAGCAGTACATGCGCAAGGTCTACCGCGACAGCGGCTACGGCGAGGTGCGCTGCCCGCAGATCCTGGACGTGTCGCTGTGGCAGAAGTCCGGCCACTGGGACAACTACCAGGACAACATGTTCTTCACCGAGTCGGAGAAGCGCACCTACGCGGTCAAGCCGATGAACTGCCCGGGCCACGTGCAGGTGTTCAACCAGGGCCTGCACAGCTACCGCGACCTGCCGATCCGCTACGGCGAGTTCGGCGCCTGCCACCGCAACGAGCCGTCCGGCGCGCTGCACGGCATCCTGCGCGTGCGCGGCTTCACCCAGGACGACGGCCACATCTTCTGCACCGAGCAGCAGATCGAGGCCGAGGTCACCGCCTTCCACCAGCAGGCGCTGAAGGTGTACGCCGACTTCGGCTTCGACGACATCCAGATCAAGATCGCCTTGCGCCCGGAAAAGCGCCTCGGCGACGACGCCACCTGGGACAAGGCCGAGGCCGCCCTGCGCGCCGCGCTCGGCGCCTGCGGGGTGGAGTGGCAGGAGCTGCCGGGCGAGGGCGCCTTCTACGGCCCGAAGATCGAGTACCACCTGAAGGACGCGATCGGCCGCACCTGGCAGCTCGGCACCATGCAGGTCGATTTCATGATGCCCGGCCGCCTCGGCGCCGAGTACGTGGACGAGCACAGCCAGAAGAAGCATCCGGTCATGCTGCACCGGGCCATCGTCGGCTCGATGGAGCGGTTCATCGGCATCCTGATCGAGCACCACGCCGGCATGTTCCCGGCCTGGCTGGCGCCGGTGCAGGCCGTGGTCATGAACATCACCGACGCGCAGGCGGAGTATGTAGACAACGTGCGGAAACTCCTTGCAAATCAAGGCTTCCGCATCGAGGCCGATTTGCGGAACGAAAAAATCGGCTATAAGATTCGCGAACACACGCTGCAGCGGGTGCCGTACCTGTTGGTGGCGGGCGACCGCGAGACCGAAAACGGCGCCATTGCGGTCCGCACGCGATCGGGGGAGGATCTGGGCACCATGTCGGTCGCCGCCTTCGCCGATCGGCTGCGCGCCGAGCAGTTGGCGTGA
- a CDS encoding glycoside hydrolase family 97 protein: MPLPLHVLSRLPAFRPRPARRLPSLLASVLLCIAPQLHAAPQTVASVDSPGKVLQVSLQLDDGRPSYRVLRLGEPVVGDSRLGFQLRDGNLDRDLAVLDQRSRSVDETWEQPWGERRYVRNHYNELRVELGERGGRQRRFAVVFRVYDDGLGFRYSFPQQAGMQEAIIDEELTEFDIVPDATAWWIPAGGTIHYEYLYRRTPLREVPLAHTPFTLRSQDGLHLSIHEAALVDYAGMWLRRGEGQRLHAQLSPSAEGWKVRRALPFDTPWRTLQISDTAGGLVDSNLILNLNEPNALGDVSWVHPAKYVGVWWSMHLNEQTWARGPRHAATTANTRRYIDFAAAHGFRGVLVEGWNPGWDGDWGGNGYDFDFTRPTADFDIAALSAYAAKKGVHLIGHHETGCAVEHYEDQLDAALDLYARLGVDTFKTGYVCEDGQVDRRNPAGGPLWREWHDGQFMARHHLKVVQEAAKRHLSVNAHEPIKDTGLRRTYPNWLSREGARGMEYNAWGEPPNPPEHEVDLVFTRMLAGPMDYTPGILSLKGRDGRAIPSTLARQLALYVTLYSPIQMAADLPEHYLQHRDAFRFIEDVAVDWDDSRVLDGEVGDYVTIVRKDRHSRDWFLGSITDEHGRVLPIALGFLEPGVRYRAEIYRDGDAADYQRNPFDFVREQREVTSGDRLQVKLAPGGGQAIRFVPLDPAPASAGTAAPR, encoded by the coding sequence ATGCCGCTGCCGCTTCACGTTTTGTCGCGCCTGCCCGCGTTTCGCCCGCGTCCGGCGCGACGCCTGCCGTCGCTGCTGGCGAGCGTGCTGTTGTGCATCGCACCACAGCTGCACGCGGCACCGCAGACGGTGGCCAGCGTCGACTCGCCCGGCAAGGTCCTGCAGGTCTCGCTGCAACTGGACGACGGCCGCCCCAGCTACCGCGTGCTGCGCCTGGGCGAACCGGTGGTCGGCGACTCGCGGCTCGGCTTCCAGTTGCGCGACGGCAATTTGGACCGCGACCTGGCCGTGCTGGACCAGCGCAGCCGCAGCGTCGACGAGACCTGGGAACAGCCATGGGGCGAGCGCCGCTACGTGCGCAACCACTACAACGAGTTGCGTGTGGAGCTGGGCGAGCGCGGCGGCCGCCAGCGCCGCTTCGCGGTGGTGTTCCGCGTCTACGACGACGGGCTCGGCTTCCGCTACAGCTTTCCGCAGCAGGCCGGCATGCAGGAAGCGATCATCGACGAGGAGCTGACCGAGTTCGACATCGTCCCCGATGCGACCGCCTGGTGGATCCCGGCCGGCGGCACCATCCACTACGAATACCTGTACCGGCGTACGCCGCTGCGCGAAGTGCCGCTGGCGCACACGCCGTTCACCCTGCGCAGCCAGGACGGCCTGCACCTGTCCATCCACGAAGCGGCCCTGGTCGACTACGCCGGCATGTGGCTGCGCCGTGGCGAAGGCCAGCGCCTGCACGCGCAACTGTCGCCGTCGGCGGAAGGCTGGAAGGTGCGCCGCGCCCTGCCCTTCGACACGCCGTGGCGCACGCTGCAGATCAGCGACACCGCCGGCGGCCTGGTCGATTCCAACCTGATCCTCAACCTCAACGAACCCAATGCGCTGGGCGACGTGAGCTGGGTGCATCCGGCCAAGTACGTCGGCGTGTGGTGGTCAATGCATTTGAACGAGCAGACCTGGGCACGCGGCCCCAGGCATGCCGCCACCACCGCCAACACCCGCCGCTACATCGACTTCGCCGCCGCGCACGGCTTCCGCGGCGTGCTGGTGGAAGGCTGGAACCCCGGCTGGGACGGCGACTGGGGCGGCAACGGCTATGACTTCGACTTCACTCGCCCCACCGCGGACTTCGACATCGCCGCGCTCAGCGCCTACGCAGCGAAAAAGGGCGTGCACCTGATCGGCCATCACGAGACCGGTTGCGCGGTGGAACACTACGAGGACCAGTTGGATGCGGCGCTGGATCTGTATGCGCGGCTGGGCGTGGACACCTTCAAGACCGGCTACGTCTGCGAGGACGGCCAGGTGGACCGGCGCAATCCGGCCGGCGGTCCGCTGTGGCGCGAATGGCACGATGGCCAGTTCATGGCCCGCCACCATCTCAAGGTGGTGCAGGAGGCGGCCAAGCGCCACCTGTCGGTCAACGCCCACGAGCCGATCAAGGATACCGGCCTGCGCCGTACCTACCCGAACTGGCTCTCGCGCGAAGGCGCGCGCGGCATGGAATACAACGCCTGGGGCGAGCCGCCGAATCCGCCGGAGCACGAAGTCGATCTGGTGTTCACGCGGATGCTGGCCGGCCCCATGGACTACACCCCCGGCATCCTCAGCCTGAAGGGCCGCGACGGACGCGCGATTCCGAGCACGCTGGCGCGGCAGCTGGCGCTGTACGTGACCCTGTACAGCCCGATCCAGATGGCGGCCGACCTGCCCGAACACTACCTGCAGCACCGCGACGCCTTCCGTTTCATCGAGGACGTGGCAGTGGACTGGGACGACAGCCGCGTACTCGACGGCGAGGTCGGCGATTACGTGACCATCGTGCGCAAGGACCGGCACAGTCGCGACTGGTTCCTCGGCAGCATCACCGACGAACACGGCCGCGTCCTGCCGATCGCGCTGGGCTTCCTCGAGCCGGGCGTGCGCTACCGCGCCGAGATCTACCGCGACGGCGATGCCGCCGACTACCAGCGCAATCCGTTCGACTTCGTGCGCGAGCAGCGCGAAGTCACCAGCGGCGATCGATTGCAGGTGAAGCTGGCCCCCGGCGGCGGCCAGGCGATCCGCTTCGTCCCGCTGGATCCGGCGCCGGCCTCCGCCGGCACGGCCGCGCCGCGCTAG
- a CDS encoding LacI family DNA-binding transcriptional regulator codes for MLRSRFLRIGRAVIKGKATSLDIAYLAGVSQPTVSRALRGSPAVNEQTRRKILAIARELNYKVDKHASSLRLRNAGTLALLFFEDPTTDDSLINPFFHSMLGSITRACARHGYDLLVSFQQLSDNWRADYGDSQKADGLILLGYGDYLQAQQRLQHLVDQGIHFVRWGAVLPGQPGVSIGSDNFQGGHDITAHLLAQGRRRIAFLGDASNHYPEFLERYRGHLQALRTAAAEATPALQVDAITTEQSGYAAALALLGRGERFDALFAASDLIAIGALKALREHGLRVPEDVALAGFDDIPVAASVDPALSTVQQDTKLAGAVLVETLLAQIAGQPVSSRTLPVTLALRGSSLRG; via the coding sequence ATGCTTCGGTCACGTTTTCTCCGCATCGGACGCGCCGTCATCAAAGGCAAGGCCACATCGCTGGACATCGCCTACCTGGCAGGCGTGTCGCAACCCACCGTCTCGCGCGCGCTGCGCGGCAGCCCGGCGGTCAACGAGCAGACCCGGCGCAAGATCCTGGCGATCGCCCGCGAGCTGAACTACAAGGTCGACAAGCACGCCTCCAGCCTGCGCCTGCGCAATGCCGGCACCCTGGCGCTGCTGTTCTTCGAGGACCCGACCACCGACGACTCGCTGATCAACCCGTTCTTCCACTCGATGCTGGGGTCGATCACCCGCGCCTGCGCCCGCCATGGCTACGACCTGCTGGTGTCGTTCCAGCAGTTGTCGGACAACTGGCGCGCCGACTACGGCGACAGCCAGAAGGCCGACGGGCTGATCCTGCTCGGCTACGGCGACTACCTGCAGGCGCAACAGCGGCTGCAGCACCTGGTCGACCAGGGTATCCATTTCGTGCGCTGGGGCGCGGTGCTGCCCGGGCAGCCGGGCGTGTCGATCGGCAGCGACAACTTCCAGGGCGGCCACGACATCACCGCGCACCTGCTGGCGCAGGGCCGCCGCCGCATCGCCTTCCTCGGCGACGCCTCCAACCATTACCCCGAATTCCTGGAACGCTACCGCGGCCACCTGCAGGCGCTGCGCACGGCCGCTGCCGAGGCCACGCCGGCGCTGCAGGTCGACGCGATCACCACCGAACAGTCCGGCTACGCCGCGGCGCTGGCCCTGCTCGGCCGCGGCGAGCGCTTCGATGCGCTGTTCGCCGCCAGCGACCTGATCGCGATCGGCGCGCTGAAGGCCTTGCGCGAGCACGGGCTGCGCGTGCCCGAGGACGTGGCCCTGGCCGGCTTCGACGACATCCCGGTGGCGGCCAGCGTCGACCCGGCGCTGTCGACCGTGCAGCAGGACACCAAGCTGGCCGGCGCGGTGCTGGTGGAGACCCTGCTGGCGCAGATCGCCGGGCAGCCGGTGAGCAGCCGCACCTTGCCGGTGACGCTGGCGCTGCGCGGCTCCTCGCTGCGCGGCTGA
- a CDS encoding alpha-amylase family glycosyl hydrolase, with protein MSLLALALLGACAASAQAHAPAQEEFYGTLEPFASEAVYFVVTDRFVNGDPGNDHRDQGGAHRTFDIPIPAPPGESDNIGYLGGDFKGVVDNAGYIRDLGFGAVWITPIVDNPDQAFTGGKPITWGSSLSDRGKTGYHGYWGVNFYKLDEHLPSPGLDFAGFTQAMHAQQLKVVLDIVGNHGSPAWTMPKRQPMFGQVFDRDGKLIADHQNLPPSKLDPAHNPLHAFYNTGGNLAQLSDFNERNPAVMDYLVGAYSQWLGQGADAFRIDTIGWMPDSFWHAFVRRIRAQRPGMFMFGEDFDYDARKIAGHTWANNAGVSVLDFPLKQALAATFGHARRGYETLQPALYMERGPYANPYELMTFYDNHDMARLDASDAGFIDAHNWLFTARGIPVIYYGSETGFMRGRAEHAGNRNYFGQERVNAAPSSPIFAPLRRIATLRQRSPALQRGLQLNLRLSGDEAVFYRVFQHAGTTQTALVLLNKGDAPRTLEVRRYLQPGIWRDGFDGSATEVSDALRAEVPAHGVRVFLSDAPIVRPDLRARLRWLMAAKDGVAPTP; from the coding sequence ATGTCGCTGCTGGCGCTGGCCCTGTTGGGGGCCTGTGCCGCGTCCGCGCAGGCCCATGCGCCTGCGCAGGAGGAGTTCTACGGCACGCTCGAGCCGTTCGCCAGCGAGGCGGTGTACTTTGTGGTCACCGACCGTTTCGTCAACGGCGACCCGGGCAACGATCACCGCGACCAGGGCGGCGCGCACCGCACCTTTGACATCCCGATCCCGGCGCCGCCGGGCGAGAGCGACAACATCGGCTACCTCGGCGGCGACTTCAAGGGCGTGGTCGACAACGCCGGCTACATCCGCGACCTGGGTTTCGGCGCGGTGTGGATCACCCCGATCGTCGACAACCCCGACCAAGCCTTCACCGGCGGCAAGCCGATCACCTGGGGCAGTTCGCTGAGCGATCGCGGCAAGACCGGCTACCACGGCTACTGGGGCGTCAATTTCTACAAGCTCGACGAGCATCTGCCGAGCCCGGGGCTGGATTTCGCCGGCTTCACCCAGGCCATGCACGCGCAGCAGCTGAAGGTGGTGCTGGACATCGTCGGCAACCACGGCTCGCCGGCCTGGACCATGCCCAAGCGGCAGCCGATGTTCGGCCAGGTGTTCGACCGCGACGGCAAGCTGATCGCCGACCACCAGAACCTGCCGCCATCCAAGCTGGACCCGGCACACAACCCGCTGCACGCGTTCTACAACACCGGCGGCAACCTGGCGCAACTGTCCGATTTCAACGAGCGCAACCCGGCGGTGATGGACTACCTGGTCGGCGCCTACTCGCAATGGCTGGGGCAGGGTGCCGACGCGTTCCGCATCGACACCATCGGCTGGATGCCGGACAGCTTCTGGCATGCGTTCGTGCGCCGCATCCGCGCGCAGCGCCCGGGCATGTTCATGTTCGGCGAGGACTTCGACTACGACGCGCGCAAGATCGCCGGCCACACCTGGGCGAACAATGCGGGTGTCAGCGTGCTGGATTTCCCGCTCAAGCAGGCGCTGGCGGCGACGTTCGGACACGCCCGGCGCGGCTACGAGACGCTGCAGCCGGCGCTGTACATGGAGCGCGGCCCGTACGCCAATCCGTACGAGCTGATGACCTTCTACGACAACCACGACATGGCGCGGCTGGACGCCAGCGACGCCGGTTTCATCGACGCGCACAACTGGCTGTTCACCGCGCGCGGCATCCCGGTGATCTACTACGGCTCGGAGACCGGCTTCATGCGCGGCCGCGCCGAGCATGCCGGCAACCGCAACTACTTCGGCCAGGAGCGGGTGAATGCCGCCCCGTCCAGCCCGATCTTCGCGCCGCTGCGGCGCATCGCCACGCTGCGCCAGCGCAGCCCGGCGTTGCAGCGTGGGCTGCAGCTCAACCTGCGCCTGTCCGGCGACGAGGCGGTGTTCTACCGCGTGTTCCAGCATGCGGGCACCACCCAGACCGCGCTGGTGCTGCTCAACAAGGGCGATGCGCCGCGCACGCTGGAGGTGCGCCGCTACCTGCAGCCCGGCATCTGGCGCGACGGCTTCGACGGCAGCGCCACCGAGGTGAGCGATGCGTTGCGCGCCGAGGTGCCGGCACACGGCGTGCGCGTGTTCCTGTCCGATGCGCCGATCGTGCGGCCGGACCTGCGCGCGCGCCTGCGCTGGCTGATGGCGGCCAAGGACGGGGTCGCGCCGACGCCCTGA
- a CDS encoding Six-hairpin glycosidase-like protein, producing the protein MLKMICLAATLGAAASASAGQTSLHWRGQTAQAEATADGGFVLHAAHGTRTLPAQPLRSETDSPLFDALFALAQQELRDDQVQAIRDPAFDHGKPLPCDCYQTGERWPYVWTRDVSYAADLALARLDPERTRRSLRFKLSPMRGADALPGLFVAQDTGSGGSWPVSSDRVVWFLAARHLLDEPGFAADTRAALAATLAQDRAFAFDPRIGLYRGETSFLDWREQTYPAWTREDVGFIASSFALSTNVLHYQALRLGERLAREQGDTQAATRYAGWADALRQAIAERFWREDRGTYVSYIGTAEHPVRYESYDLLGLSLAVLADVLPAARARQALARYPAVEAGSPVVWPQQREVPIYHNRAIWPFVSAYALRAARHTDDSARIDLEVRSLLRGAALAGSNMENYEFLSQAAHVDDGPLSGPVVNSPRQLWSVAGYLAMVVEGVFGVEDDGRVLPKLPASLVPLLFGERQEIALQLQDRRVVLRRPAQLQGDLLVAGDTRSQDGVTTVDLVARRSGSAPLHVLAAADVFAPLAPPAPQVRREAQGWRVQAAADTLLYVDGQARTGSADGMLLPLAERVQCLSLTRRGDRWESLHSPTVCVGDVARVDGADDWAWTAPHDGEYRLSLRYVNAHGPINTGVTAAVKRLQVQCGAASPQTQPLVMPHSVGEQTSTAAAFTLQAGQRCHARLLPAANMSALQHFARYTGGQGGADGVVNAADVAALLIAPIGAAGGRP; encoded by the coding sequence ATGCTGAAGATGATCTGCTTGGCCGCCACCTTGGGTGCTGCGGCGTCGGCGTCTGCTGGACAGACGTCATTGCACTGGCGTGGCCAGACCGCGCAGGCCGAGGCCACCGCCGATGGCGGCTTCGTGCTGCACGCGGCGCACGGCACGCGTACGCTGCCGGCACAGCCGCTGCGCAGCGAGACCGACAGCCCGCTGTTCGATGCGCTGTTCGCGCTGGCGCAGCAGGAACTGCGCGACGACCAGGTGCAGGCGATTCGCGACCCGGCGTTCGATCACGGCAAGCCGTTGCCGTGCGATTGCTACCAGACCGGCGAGCGCTGGCCCTACGTATGGACCCGCGATGTCAGCTATGCCGCGGATCTGGCCCTGGCACGGCTGGACCCGGAGCGCACGCGGCGTTCGCTGCGCTTCAAGCTGTCGCCGATGCGCGGCGCCGATGCGCTGCCGGGGCTGTTCGTGGCGCAGGACACCGGCTCCGGCGGCAGCTGGCCGGTGAGCAGCGACCGCGTGGTGTGGTTCCTGGCTGCGCGCCACCTGCTGGACGAACCGGGCTTCGCCGCCGACACCCGCGCCGCGCTCGCCGCCACGCTGGCGCAGGACCGTGCGTTCGCGTTCGATCCGCGCATCGGCCTGTACCGCGGCGAGACCTCGTTCCTGGACTGGCGCGAGCAGACCTATCCGGCCTGGACCCGCGAGGACGTCGGCTTCATCGCCAGTTCCTTCGCGCTGTCCACCAACGTGCTGCACTACCAGGCGCTGCGCCTGGGCGAGCGCCTGGCCCGCGAGCAGGGCGACACGCAGGCGGCCACGCGCTATGCCGGCTGGGCCGATGCGCTGCGCCAGGCGATCGCCGAGCGCTTCTGGCGCGAGGACCGCGGCACCTACGTCAGCTATATCGGCACCGCCGAGCATCCAGTGCGCTACGAAAGCTACGATCTGCTGGGCCTGTCGCTGGCGGTGCTGGCCGACGTGCTGCCCGCCGCGCGCGCGCGCCAGGCGCTGGCGCGCTATCCGGCGGTGGAGGCGGGCAGCCCGGTGGTGTGGCCGCAGCAGCGCGAGGTACCGATCTACCACAACCGGGCGATCTGGCCGTTCGTCAGCGCCTATGCGCTGCGCGCGGCGCGGCATACCGACGACAGCGCGCGCATCGACCTGGAAGTGCGTTCGCTGCTGCGCGGCGCCGCGCTGGCCGGCTCGAACATGGAGAACTACGAGTTCCTGAGCCAGGCCGCGCATGTCGACGACGGCCCGCTCAGCGGGCCGGTGGTCAATTCGCCGCGGCAGCTGTGGTCGGTGGCCGGCTATCTGGCGATGGTGGTCGAGGGCGTGTTCGGGGTGGAGGACGACGGCCGCGTGTTGCCCAAGCTGCCCGCCAGCCTGGTGCCGTTGCTGTTCGGCGAGCGCCAGGAGATCGCCTTGCAGTTGCAGGACCGACGCGTCGTGCTGCGGCGGCCGGCGCAACTGCAGGGCGACCTGCTGGTCGCCGGCGATACCCGCAGCCAGGACGGCGTGACCACCGTCGATCTGGTCGCGCGGCGCAGCGGTAGCGCGCCCCTGCATGTGCTCGCGGCGGCGGACGTCTTCGCGCCGCTGGCGCCGCCGGCACCGCAGGTGCGGCGCGAGGCGCAGGGCTGGCGCGTGCAGGCCGCCGCGGACACGCTGCTGTACGTCGATGGGCAGGCGCGCACGGGAAGCGCCGACGGCATGCTGTTGCCGCTGGCCGAGCGCGTGCAGTGCCTGAGCCTGACCCGGCGCGGGGACCGCTGGGAGTCGCTGCACAGTCCCACCGTCTGCGTCGGCGACGTCGCGCGCGTGGACGGCGCCGACGACTGGGCGTGGACGGCGCCGCACGATGGCGAATACCGGCTGAGCCTGCGCTACGTCAACGCGCATGGCCCGATCAACACCGGCGTCACCGCCGCGGTGAAACGCCTGCAGGTGCAATGCGGTGCGGCGTCACCGCAGACGCAGCCGCTGGTGATGCCGCACAGCGTGGGCGAGCAGACCTCCACGGCGGCGGCGTTCACCCTGCAGGCCGGGCAGCGCTGCCACGCGCGGCTGTTGCCGGCGGCGAACATGAGCGCGCTGCAACACTTCGCGCGCTACACCGGCGGGCAGGGCGGCGCCGATGGCGTGGTCAATGCCGCCGATGTCGCCGCACTGTTGATCGCGCCGATCGGCGCTGCCGGAGGTCGCCCATGA